In the genome of Actinomadura graeca, one region contains:
- a CDS encoding ABC transporter permease: MSTFESFTSLSRAMFLGFRRDRGALFFTILFPLMFLVIFGGVFGHRSTPKVTVLEVGRVAVLDQAVAHDPASLGKVMKVTRSTDRAAALRKVEKGDADAAVEQRGGELVVHYSAADQVKSGTVRGLMDSMVQSANLAASGKPPAYRMSAQQVEDDSLNAIQFFTPSLLGWALASAGVFGASQTLVTWRTKGILRRLQLSPAPIPTVFGARVAVSLAVALVQFALFVAVAQLPMFGLRLGHAWWMAVPMVMSGCLAFLSIGMLIGAWAKTQETAQAVTQLVVLPMAFLGGSFFPLDDAPAWLKAVSYVFPLRYLNEGMLNVMGRGLGPMSALPQIGILLGVAVVGALIARRLFRWDTA, translated from the coding sequence ATGAGCACGTTCGAGAGCTTCACGAGCCTGTCGCGGGCCATGTTCCTCGGCTTCCGCCGCGACCGCGGCGCGCTGTTCTTCACGATCCTCTTCCCGCTCATGTTCCTGGTGATCTTCGGCGGGGTGTTCGGGCACCGGTCGACGCCCAAGGTCACGGTGCTGGAGGTCGGGCGGGTGGCCGTCCTGGACCAGGCCGTGGCGCACGACCCCGCGTCGCTGGGCAAGGTCATGAAGGTCACGAGGTCAACGGACCGGGCGGCGGCGCTGCGCAAGGTCGAGAAGGGCGACGCGGACGCGGCCGTGGAGCAGCGGGGCGGCGAGCTGGTCGTCCACTACTCGGCCGCCGACCAGGTCAAGTCGGGGACGGTGCGGGGCCTGATGGACTCGATGGTCCAGTCGGCGAACCTCGCCGCGTCCGGGAAGCCCCCGGCCTACAGGATGAGCGCGCAGCAGGTGGAGGACGACTCGCTCAACGCGATCCAGTTCTTCACCCCGAGCCTGCTCGGCTGGGCGCTGGCCTCGGCGGGGGTGTTCGGGGCCTCGCAGACGCTCGTGACGTGGCGGACCAAGGGCATCCTGCGGCGCCTCCAGCTCTCCCCCGCGCCGATCCCCACGGTGTTCGGGGCCCGTGTCGCGGTCAGCCTGGCCGTCGCGCTCGTTCAGTTCGCGCTGTTCGTCGCGGTGGCCCAGCTCCCGATGTTCGGGCTGAGGCTCGGGCACGCGTGGTGGATGGCGGTCCCGATGGTGATGTCCGGCTGCCTCGCATTCCTGTCGATCGGGATGCTGATCGGCGCGTGGGCCAAGACGCAGGAGACGGCCCAGGCGGTGACGCAGCTCGTGGTCCTGCCGATGGCCTTCCTGGGCGGCTCGTTCTTCCCTCTGGACGACGCGCCCGCCTGGCTGAAGGCCGTCTCGTACGTCTTCCCACTGCGGTATCTCAACGAGGGGATGCTGAACGTGATGGGACGCGGGCTCGGCCCCATGTCCGCGTTGCCGCAGATCGGGATACTGCTGGGCGTGGCGGTCGTCGGGGCCCTGATCGCCAGGCGTCTGTTCCGCTGGGACACCGCCTGA
- a CDS encoding DUF7455 domain-containing protein, with product MTGALAPTKPLTVADRCDRCGAQAYVRAVLVGGGDLLFCAHHGRRYAEALRANGADIQDETDRLNETPATASDDER from the coding sequence GTGACTGGAGCCCTTGCCCCAACCAAGCCGTTGACCGTCGCCGACCGTTGCGACCGCTGCGGCGCCCAGGCCTACGTCCGTGCAGTCCTTGTAGGCGGCGGCGACCTTCTGTTCTGCGCCCACCACGGACGCAGGTACGCGGAGGCCCTGCGCGCCAACGGGGCCGACATTCAGGACGAGACCGACAGGCTCAACGAAACCCCGGCAACCGCTTCGGACGACGAGCGGTAG
- a CDS encoding YaaA family protein: MHILLPPSEKKAATGDGPPLDLASLSFPGLTPVRKRVLAALRKVCRRTDAPELLGLPAGQADETLARNRALHEAPTLPAARLYTGVLYDNLDLPDLDARAAAEQIIVFSGLWGALRLTDRIPPYRLAMAVSLPRQGRLGALWRPVMRDALRLDGGLVVDMRSGPYASVWKAPEPAVAVRVFREQIVAGVAKRTVVSHMAKATRGRIAHDLIKSGAEPRTPDELLKTVAGLGHTVELNGTNLDVVLHT, translated from the coding sequence GTGCACATCCTGCTTCCGCCGTCGGAGAAGAAGGCGGCCACCGGGGACGGGCCTCCCCTCGACCTGGCGTCGCTGAGCTTCCCCGGGCTGACCCCCGTCCGCAAGCGCGTCCTGGCGGCCCTGCGCAAGGTGTGCAGGCGCACCGACGCGCCGGAACTGCTCGGGCTCCCCGCCGGTCAGGCGGACGAGACCCTGGCCCGCAACAGGGCGCTGCATGAGGCGCCGACCCTGCCCGCCGCGCGCCTCTACACGGGCGTGCTGTACGACAACCTGGACCTGCCGGACCTGGACGCCCGGGCCGCCGCCGAGCAGATCATCGTCTTCTCCGGCCTGTGGGGGGCGCTGAGGCTCACCGACCGCATTCCGCCGTACCGGCTGGCCATGGCGGTGTCACTTCCCCGCCAGGGCCGCCTGGGCGCCCTCTGGCGCCCCGTGATGCGGGACGCCCTGCGGCTGGACGGGGGGCTGGTCGTCGACATGCGTTCGGGGCCGTACGCGTCGGTCTGGAAGGCTCCGGAGCCCGCCGTGGCGGTGCGGGTGTTCCGTGAGCAGATCGTCGCCGGCGTGGCCAAGCGGACCGTGGTCAGCCACATGGCCAAGGCGACGCGCGGCCGGATCGCGCACGACCTGATCAAGTCCGGTGCCGAGCCGCGCACCCCCGACGAGCTGCTCAAGACCGTCGCGGGCCTCGGTCACACGGTCGAGTTGAACGGCACGAACCTGGACGTCGTCCTGCACACCTGA
- a CDS encoding RNA polymerase sigma factor, whose protein sequence is MSPASSTSKASDLHDHVIAQLIERGRSQGYLEADDVRRTFEEADIPVSKASSILRSLSKEGVTVMVSAADSAAPKRPRKRAAPPARRPKTAAAAKEQPDTVTAVVSDDEAAEEIAAGPRPAAKTAGKPAVRKGAPAKGAKQKKAAPAKKGAVQAAPKAAAPAKKAGEDPEIDDEVDVDLDEDLTDLEVDLEVESADEAVDEAEEPAEAEEDEAPVAAPAAKAPPGRPGADGAAPTSEEEAFTLGDDDEDAPAQQIAAAGATADPVKDYLKQIGKVPLLNAEQEVELAKRIEAGLFAEERLAADGPAMSEEDTEDFEWIAEDGRRAKNHLLEANLRLVVSLAKRYTGRGMLFLDLIQEGNLGLIRAVEKFDYTKGYKFSTYATWWIRQAITRAMADQARTIRIPVHMVEVINKLARVQRQMLQDLGREPTPEELAKELDMTPEKVVEVQKYGREPISLHTPLGEDGDSEFGDLIEDSEAIVPADAVSFTLLQEQLHSVLDTLSEREAGVVSMRFGLTDGQPKTLDEIGKVYGVTRERIRQIESKTMSKLRHPSRSQVLRDYLD, encoded by the coding sequence GTGTCGCCTGCTAGCTCGACCTCGAAAGCGTCAGATCTGCACGATCACGTCATCGCGCAACTGATCGAGCGTGGACGGTCCCAGGGTTACCTCGAAGCCGACGACGTACGACGTACGTTCGAGGAGGCCGACATCCCCGTGTCGAAGGCCTCCAGCATTTTGCGGAGCCTTAGCAAGGAGGGTGTGACCGTCATGGTGAGCGCTGCCGACTCAGCGGCGCCCAAGCGTCCGCGCAAGCGCGCGGCGCCGCCGGCGCGCAGGCCCAAGACCGCTGCCGCGGCCAAGGAGCAGCCCGACACGGTGACCGCCGTCGTCAGCGACGACGAGGCCGCCGAGGAGATCGCCGCCGGGCCCCGTCCGGCGGCCAAGACCGCCGGCAAGCCCGCCGTCCGGAAGGGCGCGCCCGCCAAGGGCGCCAAGCAGAAGAAGGCGGCCCCCGCCAAGAAGGGCGCGGTGCAGGCCGCTCCGAAGGCGGCGGCACCGGCCAAGAAGGCGGGCGAGGACCCCGAGATCGACGACGAGGTCGACGTCGACCTCGACGAGGACCTGACCGACCTTGAGGTGGACCTCGAGGTCGAGAGCGCCGACGAGGCGGTCGACGAGGCCGAGGAGCCGGCCGAGGCCGAGGAGGACGAGGCCCCCGTGGCCGCGCCCGCCGCCAAGGCCCCGCCCGGCAGGCCGGGCGCCGACGGCGCCGCCCCCACCAGCGAGGAGGAGGCGTTCACCCTCGGCGACGACGACGAGGACGCGCCCGCCCAGCAGATCGCGGCCGCCGGTGCCACCGCCGACCCGGTCAAGGACTACCTCAAGCAGATCGGCAAGGTCCCGCTGCTCAACGCCGAGCAGGAGGTGGAGCTCGCCAAGCGCATCGAGGCCGGACTGTTCGCCGAGGAGCGCCTCGCCGCCGACGGCCCCGCGATGTCCGAGGAGGACACCGAGGACTTCGAGTGGATCGCCGAGGACGGGCGCCGCGCCAAGAACCACCTGCTGGAGGCCAACCTCCGGCTCGTGGTGTCCCTGGCCAAGCGCTACACCGGCCGCGGCATGCTGTTCCTGGACCTGATCCAGGAGGGCAACCTCGGTCTCATCCGCGCGGTCGAGAAGTTCGACTACACCAAGGGCTACAAGTTCTCCACGTACGCCACCTGGTGGATCCGGCAGGCGATCACCCGGGCGATGGCCGACCAGGCCCGCACGATCCGCATCCCGGTGCACATGGTCGAGGTCATCAACAAGCTCGCGCGCGTGCAGCGGCAGATGCTCCAGGACCTGGGCCGCGAGCCCACCCCGGAGGAGCTGGCCAAGGAACTCGACATGACCCCGGAGAAGGTCGTCGAGGTGCAGAAGTACGGCCGTGAGCCGATCTCCCTGCACACCCCGCTCGGTGAGGACGGCGACAGCGAGTTCGGCGACCTCATCGAGGACTCCGAGGCCATCGTCCCCGCCGACGCGGTCAGCTTCACGCTGCTGCAGGAGCAGCTCCACTCCGTGCTGGACACGCTCAGCGAGCGCGAGGCGGGCGTGGTGTCGATGAGGTTCGGCCTCACCGACGGCCAGCCGAAGACCCTGGACGAGATCGGCAAGGTGTACGGGGTGACCCGGGAGCGCATCCGGCAGATCGAGTCCAAGACGATGTCGAAGCTACGGCACCCGTCGCGGTCGCAGGTGCTGCGCGACTACCTCGACTGA
- a CDS encoding SpoIIE family protein phosphatase: MSTETSVPHPRVSGVEGQPMDASDAALYATLLREAPGGLAFFDGELRCRRANDALAALLRVSARDLQQRRPAEVLPGDVAAAFETALRKVLDEDRPLSDLDLVIPAAEVIPAAEPPGPPGDAASIATAVEERILACTWLPARSSEGEALGVVLTALDVTERRRAEEVIRRKEQRYRSLVEASAQVVWVAAPGGGVIDDAPEWRAITGQTPDDYAVGGWLSVVHPEDRPRIEATWRECVEENRVFETNYRVRTKSGTYRHFDVRAVPIWQGGSVIEWVGANTDVTGQREAEEMRGRLTEQLSAAALRTARLQQATSMLAEALTVSQVVQVITEVGRSAIGADYSAVALLDDDKLRLSIVAPSQPGAEDDIRPISPDAIKVSDQTVMSVAVRESRPFLAEHPDSLRVQLGRDEKGLFVQHTEERAWVGLPLLAAGAPIGALRFSFTRPREITEEERVFLEALAGQCALAVERALLFEREHKTAEELQRSLLPSDLPQLPGMVLAARYNPATRHVQVGGDWYDVFRLPDDRLAVAVGDVMGKGVLAAAGMGRVRNALRALALNDPRPAAVLAGLDRLFSATEDEEQFTTVAYAVIDPETGHGAFSNAGHPPPLLISPDTPARVSTREPGTPLGWPSQRQQTSFSIETGNTVVFYSDGLVENRRRGVDAGLEELVAVAADAPPEVVGDPERLVDFLVDRMLAGYEQVDDVTVLALHVPPKPA, from the coding sequence ATGAGCACCGAGACGTCCGTTCCGCATCCCCGCGTCTCAGGGGTGGAGGGCCAGCCCATGGATGCGTCCGACGCCGCGCTGTACGCGACCTTGCTCAGGGAGGCCCCCGGCGGGCTCGCCTTCTTCGACGGCGAGCTCCGCTGCCGCAGGGCGAACGACGCGCTGGCGGCGCTGCTGCGCGTCTCCGCGCGCGACCTCCAGCAGCGGCGGCCCGCCGAGGTGCTGCCCGGTGACGTGGCCGCCGCGTTCGAGACCGCGCTGCGCAAGGTCCTCGACGAGGACCGGCCGCTCAGCGACCTGGACCTCGTCATCCCCGCCGCCGAGGTCATCCCCGCCGCCGAGCCCCCCGGCCCGCCGGGCGACGCCGCCTCGATCGCCACGGCGGTCGAGGAGCGGATCCTGGCCTGCACGTGGCTTCCGGCCCGGAGCTCCGAGGGCGAGGCCCTGGGCGTCGTCCTGACCGCCCTGGACGTCACCGAGCGGCGCCGGGCCGAGGAGGTCATCCGCCGGAAGGAGCAGCGCTACCGCTCGCTCGTCGAGGCCAGCGCCCAGGTGGTGTGGGTCGCCGCTCCGGGCGGCGGCGTGATCGACGACGCGCCCGAATGGCGCGCGATCACCGGACAGACGCCCGACGACTACGCGGTCGGCGGGTGGCTCTCGGTCGTGCACCCCGAGGACCGCCCCCGCATCGAGGCCACCTGGCGCGAGTGCGTGGAGGAGAACCGGGTCTTCGAGACCAACTACAGGGTGCGCACCAAGAGCGGCACCTATCGCCACTTCGACGTACGGGCCGTGCCCATCTGGCAGGGCGGCTCGGTCATCGAGTGGGTCGGCGCCAACACCGACGTCACCGGGCAGCGCGAGGCCGAGGAGATGCGCGGCAGGCTGACCGAGCAGCTGTCGGCGGCGGCGCTGCGCACGGCGCGGCTCCAGCAGGCCACCTCGATGCTGGCCGAGGCCCTGACCGTCTCCCAGGTCGTCCAGGTGATCACGGAGGTCGGGCGGTCGGCGATCGGCGCCGACTACTCCGCCGTGGCGCTGCTGGACGACGACAAGCTGCGGCTGAGCATCGTGGCGCCCTCCCAGCCGGGCGCCGAGGACGACATCAGGCCGATCTCCCCCGACGCGATCAAGGTCAGTGACCAGACCGTGATGTCGGTGGCGGTGCGCGAGAGCCGGCCGTTCCTGGCCGAGCACCCCGACAGCCTCCGCGTCCAGCTCGGACGCGACGAGAAGGGCCTGTTCGTCCAGCACACCGAGGAACGCGCCTGGGTCGGATTGCCGCTTCTGGCCGCGGGCGCCCCCATCGGCGCGCTGCGGTTCTCCTTCACCCGCCCCCGGGAGATCACCGAGGAGGAGCGGGTCTTCCTGGAGGCCCTCGCCGGCCAGTGCGCCCTGGCCGTGGAGCGGGCCCTGCTGTTCGAACGCGAGCACAAGACCGCCGAGGAGCTCCAGCGCAGCCTGCTGCCCAGCGATCTCCCGCAGCTGCCCGGCATGGTGCTGGCCGCCCGGTACAACCCGGCGACGCGCCACGTCCAGGTGGGCGGCGACTGGTACGACGTGTTCCGCCTCCCGGACGACCGGCTCGCCGTAGCCGTCGGCGACGTCATGGGCAAGGGCGTCCTCGCCGCGGCCGGAATGGGACGCGTCCGCAACGCCCTGCGGGCCCTCGCGCTGAACGATCCGCGGCCCGCGGCGGTCCTCGCCGGGCTCGACCGGCTCTTCAGCGCGACCGAGGACGAGGAGCAGTTCACCACGGTCGCGTACGCGGTCATCGACCCCGAGACCGGCCACGGCGCCTTCAGCAACGCGGGCCATCCACCACCCCTGCTGATCTCCCCCGACACGCCCGCGCGCGTCAGCACGCGGGAGCCGGGGACCCCGCTCGGCTGGCCCAGCCAGAGACAGCAGACAAGTTTTTCCATCGAGACCGGCAACACTGTGGTGTTCTATTCCGATGGACTTGTGGAGAACCGTAGACGCGGGGTGGACGCCGGGCTGGAGGAGCTCGTCGCCGTGGCGGCGGACGCCCCGCCCGAGGTGGTAGGAGATCCAGAAAGACTCGTCGACTTCCTGGTCGATCGGATGCTTGCCGGGTATGAGCAGGTAGACGATGTGACCGTGCTCGCCCTGCACGTCCCGCCCAAGCCCGCGTGA
- a CDS encoding HhH-GPD-type base excision DNA repair protein: MATKVQLAQRPDADELLGRSPLAALVGMLLDQQVSMEWAFSGPYTITQRLGTDDLDAHEIAAYDPERFAAVLSEKPAVHRYPGSMAKRIQQLCQYLVDNYEGDAEKVWKDVDSGKELFKRLNGLPGFGKQKAQIFLALLGKQYGVRPEGWREAAGAYGEEGSHRSVADITGPESLAKVREFKAQMKAAAKAGK; this comes from the coding sequence ATGGCCACGAAGGTTCAACTAGCGCAGCGGCCGGACGCCGACGAACTGCTCGGGCGCAGCCCGCTCGCCGCCCTGGTCGGCATGCTGCTCGACCAGCAGGTGTCGATGGAGTGGGCGTTCTCCGGGCCGTACACCATCACCCAGAGGCTCGGGACGGACGATCTGGACGCGCACGAGATCGCGGCCTACGACCCGGAGCGGTTCGCAGCGGTCCTGTCGGAGAAACCGGCCGTGCACCGGTATCCCGGATCCATGGCAAAGCGGATCCAGCAGCTGTGCCAGTACCTCGTGGACAACTACGAAGGCGACGCCGAGAAAGTCTGGAAGGACGTGGACAGCGGCAAGGAGTTGTTCAAGCGCCTGAACGGCCTGCCCGGGTTCGGCAAGCAGAAGGCGCAGATCTTCCTCGCTCTTCTCGGCAAGCAGTACGGCGTGCGGCCCGAGGGGTGGCGGGAGGCGGCGGGCGCCTACGGCGAGGAGGGCTCGCACCGCTCCGTCGCCGACATCACCGGCCCGGAGTCCCTCGCGAAGGTGCGGGAGTTCAAGGCGCAGATGAAGGCGGCGGCCAAGGCCGGAAAGTGA
- a CDS encoding molybdopterin-dependent oxidoreductase, translating into MDEEERAEGSPVGRRLVLGMLGLGVAGVAVGASVQQKLSSALAPAGPIGDVLPAAGGFRYYTVTGSVKKRTPATWRMDVNGLVNAPRTFTMADLARLPQTVLDKDFQCVTGWRVPDVRWVGVALPDLLQAVGVSPAAKAVRFSSFDGTYTESLTLDQARRRDVLVATQMEGGPVSHDHGGPVRLYVAPMYGYKSLKWLGGIELTDKVRPGYWEHRGYDVDAWVGRSNGRDDAPT; encoded by the coding sequence GTGGACGAGGAGGAACGGGCGGAAGGCAGTCCCGTCGGCCGGCGGCTGGTGCTCGGGATGCTCGGCCTCGGTGTGGCGGGGGTCGCCGTGGGAGCGTCCGTGCAGCAGAAGCTGAGCAGCGCTCTGGCGCCGGCAGGGCCGATCGGGGACGTCCTGCCTGCGGCCGGCGGCTTCCGCTACTACACGGTGACGGGCAGCGTGAAGAAGCGTACGCCCGCCACTTGGCGGATGGACGTGAACGGCCTGGTGAACGCTCCCCGGACGTTCACGATGGCTGACCTGGCCCGGTTGCCGCAGACGGTGCTCGACAAGGACTTCCAGTGCGTGACGGGCTGGCGGGTGCCGGATGTGCGCTGGGTCGGCGTGGCGCTGCCCGACCTGCTCCAGGCGGTCGGCGTCTCGCCCGCCGCGAAGGCCGTCCGGTTCAGCTCGTTCGACGGCACCTACACCGAGTCGCTGACGCTCGATCAGGCGCGGCGCCGGGACGTCCTGGTGGCGACGCAGATGGAGGGCGGACCCGTGTCCCACGACCACGGCGGGCCGGTGCGGCTGTACGTGGCGCCCATGTACGGCTACAAGTCCCTCAAGTGGCTCGGCGGCATCGAGCTGACCGACAAGGTCCGGCCCGGCTACTGGGAACACCGCGGTTACGACGTGGACGCCTGGGTCGGGCGGTCGAACGGACGTGACGATGCCCCCACGTGA
- a CDS encoding cytochrome b/b6 domain-containing protein, whose translation MPPRDPAHEPAPDAATDPAASDRPAKDAGGRGSLWLARFTRAERSIHHVTAALMLVCIVTAAFLYFPPLSTVMGRRELLKTVHVWCGFALPVPIVLGLASRAFRSDLRRLNRFAPHDWEWLRRSDRRAVRKGRGVLPVGKFNAGQKLNAAFTAGAILVMLGTGEVLTFPGPWPDRWRTGATFVHDWLFLTILVVTAGHLWEAFRDRGALTGMFTGRVDREWAARHHAGWVDAREAHGKAQVRPQEAEADGSSGEEDPEFAKRRPGMS comes from the coding sequence ATGCCCCCACGTGACCCGGCACATGAGCCGGCCCCCGACGCAGCCACCGACCCGGCCGCGTCCGACCGGCCCGCCAAGGACGCCGGTGGCCGCGGGTCACTGTGGCTGGCGCGGTTCACGCGCGCGGAGCGGTCGATCCACCATGTGACGGCGGCGTTGATGCTGGTGTGCATCGTGACGGCGGCGTTCCTGTACTTCCCGCCGCTTTCCACGGTGATGGGACGCCGTGAGCTGCTCAAGACCGTGCACGTGTGGTGCGGGTTCGCGCTGCCCGTGCCGATCGTGCTCGGCCTGGCGTCGCGAGCCTTCAGAAGCGACCTACGGCGGCTGAACAGGTTCGCTCCGCACGACTGGGAGTGGCTCAGGCGCAGTGACCGCAGGGCCGTGCGGAAGGGGCGCGGGGTACTGCCTGTAGGCAAGTTCAACGCGGGGCAGAAGCTGAACGCGGCGTTCACCGCCGGGGCCATCCTGGTGATGCTCGGGACGGGCGAGGTGCTGACCTTCCCCGGCCCCTGGCCGGACCGGTGGCGGACGGGTGCCACGTTCGTCCATGACTGGCTCTTCCTGACGATCCTGGTGGTGACGGCCGGTCATCTCTGGGAGGCGTTCCGCGACCGGGGCGCGCTCACCGGGATGTTCACCGGGCGCGTCGACCGGGAGTGGGCCGCGCGGCACCACGCGGGTTGGGTGGACGCCCGGGAGGCGCACGGCAAGGCACAGGTCAGGCCGCAGGAGGCGGAAGCGGACGGATCGTCCGGTGAGGAAGACCCAGAATTTGCGAAACGGCGCCCTGGCATGTCTTGA
- a CDS encoding TY-Chap domain-containing protein: MLEWSEFARRLGRELAGLERDTILIVREREESRHYVQAMREPDRLYAEAVSNNFLDGALLLTLADEEVMSDAGWRPPADPSPRNWWTELPESGAAGGMQTVGTGDYSRLAEVMVTALRDVQGVRRPSDLVYESFHRHGTGLIELLDFGIDTADPSRVGRSRSSAEALGTGPLPAGTPPGGTPLPLPPEGMPATEADLLEPRLAEAKEHGDHTTYFDLLVNADLVLPATGSAVEDPDRAELPTITLGSVTYVTVFTSPGALARTPNPGLYRRTTFAMLASGWPDPSWQLAVNPGLPSEVLLDATTLVRLSNTPRTEPEAPNPYGSVDPHALSGPHPVAGGSVPITNGSAHAANGTTCADDHTAVDSYTVAELKAVIESGGVRRTPSPESTTADGTAVEDAGIDSARLPDEPQASESPPGDLRPVEPEPMPLVAPLSAPTGDGPVPERLPAVPLRPPHGTRLWQTSDEDDESPLAVYDAIGGAWTPLRTDPVPAPRVD, encoded by the coding sequence TTGTTGGAGTGGTCCGAGTTCGCCCGACGGCTGGGTCGCGAGCTGGCGGGTCTCGAACGGGACACCATCCTCATCGTTCGCGAACGCGAGGAGAGCCGGCACTACGTCCAGGCCATGCGCGAGCCGGACCGTCTCTACGCCGAGGCCGTGAGCAACAACTTCCTCGACGGGGCGCTTCTGCTCACCCTGGCCGACGAGGAGGTCATGAGCGACGCGGGATGGCGTCCGCCGGCCGACCCCTCCCCCCGCAACTGGTGGACCGAGCTGCCGGAGTCCGGTGCGGCCGGCGGCATGCAGACCGTCGGCACCGGTGACTACTCCCGGCTCGCCGAGGTGATGGTCACCGCGCTCCGCGACGTCCAGGGCGTCCGGCGTCCCTCCGACCTCGTGTACGAGTCGTTCCACCGCCACGGCACCGGGCTGATCGAGCTGCTCGACTTCGGCATCGACACCGCCGACCCGTCACGCGTCGGCAGGAGCCGCTCGTCGGCCGAGGCCCTCGGCACCGGCCCCCTCCCCGCCGGGACGCCGCCCGGGGGCACGCCGCTGCCGCTGCCTCCCGAGGGCATGCCGGCCACGGAGGCCGACCTGCTCGAACCCCGCCTCGCCGAGGCGAAGGAGCACGGCGACCACACCACGTACTTCGACCTCCTGGTGAACGCCGACCTCGTCCTCCCGGCGACCGGCTCCGCCGTGGAGGACCCCGACCGCGCGGAGTTGCCGACCATTACCCTCGGGTCCGTCACGTACGTCACCGTGTTCACCTCGCCCGGAGCACTGGCTCGCACCCCGAACCCCGGGCTCTACCGGCGCACCACGTTCGCGATGCTGGCCTCCGGCTGGCCCGACCCGTCCTGGCAGCTCGCCGTGAACCCGGGGTTGCCGAGTGAGGTCCTCTTGGACGCCACCACGCTCGTCCGTTTGAGCAACACACCGCGTACGGAACCAGAGGCGCCCAACCCTTACGGCAGCGTCGACCCACATGCGTTGTCCGGGCCCCACCCGGTCGCGGGGGGTTCCGTACCCATCACGAACGGTTCCGCCCACGCCGCCAATGGGACGACCTGCGCCGACGACCACACCGCTGTGGACTCCTACACCGTGGCCGAGCTGAAAGCCGTGATCGAATCCGGCGGAGTCCGGAGGACGCCGAGCCCGGAGAGCACGACGGCCGACGGGACCGCGGTGGAGGACGCGGGCATCGACAGCGCCCGGCTGCCGGACGAGCCGCAGGCGAGCGAGTCTCCGCCGGGCGACCTGCGACCGGTAGAGCCGGAGCCCATGCCGTTGGTCGCGCCTCTCAGCGCCCCGACCGGCGACGGGCCCGTCCCGGAACGGCTCCCCGCCGTCCCGCTCCGCCCACCGCACGGCACCCGCCTATGGCAGACGAGCGACGAGGACGACGAGTCCCCGCTGGCGGTCTACGACGCCATCGGCGGCGCCTGGACACCCTTGCGAACCGACCCCGTTCCCGCTCCCCGCGTCGACTGA